ATACACTAAGTGGTTCAATGAATGGAATAGCAGCCATTCCTCCGATGACATTTAACCAAATGTGAGCATACGCTGTTAATTTCGCTTCACGGCCACCACCGATGCTTGCAAGCCAGGCAGTTACACACGTTCCGATATTTGCCCCAAGCATAATGGAAATTCCTGCTTCTAAAGTGATTGCCTCTGCGTTTAAAAATCCAATTGCAATTCCCGTCATGGCTGTACTGGATTGAATAAGGGACGTAAATACGATACCAACCAAAAAAGCGATAGAGATATGATCCATTTGTTCAAATAGCCCGCTAAAAAATGGTTGTTGAAAAAGCAAAGAAGCGGTCCATTCAAACCCCGTCATTGCTGCAAATATCATTCCGAGACCAAATAATAAAGTACCTAGGGATGATACCCACGTCCTTCTAGACATTTTTAACACAATACTGCCCCCAACAAGAACATACGTAAGATTGGTAATTGGAAGTGCTAACAATTCTAAGGTAACCGTTGTACCGATATTAGTTCCGAGAATAATACCAATTGTTTGTGAAAATGAAAGGATTCCTGCGGACACCATTCCAATGGTCATTACCATTACCGCGGAACTACTTTGAAGAACAGCGGTCACTAATGTACCAATCATAAAGCCATTTACAGGACGGTTCGTAATGTTTTCCATCCATCGCTTCATTTTCTGTTCTGAAAGTGCCGCTAACCCTTGTCGTACCCACATCATTCCAAGTAAAAAGCAACCTATAAATAAGAAAAATAGTAAAACCGTTATCACCATGTCCCATCCCCCTCTACTAAAATATATGAAGGAATAGACAAGTCATGTTAGGCATAGGATTTAAATTGAACGGGATATGATAAAAGGGAGTATGAGTAAAATTATTGTGGGCAAAATTTAACCCCCTCATTTGTTGAGGGAACGTTAGAACGCTCAACAAATG
The window above is part of the Bacillus sp. (in: firmicutes) genome. Proteins encoded here:
- a CDS encoding Na/Pi cotransporter family protein, producing MVITVLLFFLFIGCFLLGMMWVRQGLAALSEQKMKRWMENITNRPVNGFMIGTLVTAVLQSSSAVMVMTIGMVSAGILSFSQTIGIILGTNIGTTVTLELLALPITNLTYVLVGGSIVLKMSRRTWVSSLGTLLFGLGMIFAAMTGFEWTASLLFQQPFFSGLFEQMDHISIAFLVGIVFTSLIQSSTAMTGIAIGFLNAEAITLEAGISIMLGANIGTCVTAWLASIGGGREAKLTAYAHIWLNVIGGMAAIPFIEPLSVLCQILSDTSGTQLAHASVLYNLISSLIVLPFSIQFGQFIERIHK